In Equus przewalskii isolate Varuska unplaced genomic scaffold, EquPr2 contig_13297, whole genome shotgun sequence, the genomic window GTGTTGAGGTAGTTCTCTATCCTGACACTGGTCTTTGGAAaagctttaaatttaatttttcctgcactctgaaatttatatgcattttcaAGTACTTCATAGTTCTTATTGTTTGTCACTTACCCAACTTAAAAAATTTGCTACATTGGAAAATGAAGAGCTTTTTGTTCAATATTGTTTCAACTGTTATCACTGAAGACACAGTATACATTTCATTGTGAATGCCTCCTGATGCATAATGTAATATGCAATcaataatatttaaacattttcaaaattggtTCTACAAAAGTGAAAAGATTATAATACATCTACAGCACAGCTCCAGAACGTCCCGAGACTACTGTGTTACTAGGAGTCAGAAGGGCACTGGAAAGAACACAGAACAACAAAGAAGCTATTAAATTGATCATTTTGTAGGAATGTtagcatttcaaaatttttttaacatataagtTAATTATCTCACAGCTTAAGAGGTGAGACGGAAGAAACTGTAGAAACTCATGATAGGTATTTCCTCTAATACAATTAGTTTTACTAAGCTGAGATTCAGCAGAGTTGATCTACCCCTCATGACTGGCATTAGCTGTCTATGAGGAAATcgaattttattatttgaaacatAACGATGTCTACTCTGTTTTTCATCCTTCCTGTCTTAACTTTGTTTTTGATTATTCCACTTacacaaaattattatttactatGTAATCATCACATAAGTGAAGACTAACTTTTGAAATAATGTAACAGTGGAAGTGTAGCATTTTCAGCAACACTCTTAATAGAGACCCATCGAACTTCTCAATGCttctattcttttacttatttCAAATTTTGGTTCTTACTTCTGTGGATAAACTTTCATATTTTGTCCACAGGAACAAAGAAAACCAGAGTGGCAGAGTCACCTTTGTTCTTTTGGGCTTCTCAGAATATCCAGAACTCCAGTTGCCCCTGTTCTTGGTATTCCTGACCATCTACGCAATCACAGTGGTGGGGAACCTGGGCATGATTGTGATTATCAAGATCAATCCCAaactccacacccccatgtacttttttctcagcCACTTATCCTTTGTTGATTTCTGTTACTCTACAGTAGTTACACCTAAACTCTTAGAAAACTTGGTTGTGAAAGACAGAACCATCTCCTTCACAGGATGCATCATGCAGTTGTTCTTTGCAGGCATATTTGTCGTGACAGAAATGTTCATGTTGGCAGCGATGGCATATGACCGATTTGTAGCAGTTTGTAATCCTCTTGTCTACACAGTTGTAATGTCTCAGAAGCTTTGTTCCTTGTTGGTGGGCGCATCATACTCTTGGGGTATAGCCTGTTCTTTAATATTCACATGTTTTTTGTTGACCTTATCCTTTTGTGGGAATAACTTCATAAATAATTTTGGCTGTGAGCATGGTGCCATTGTTGCTGTTTCCTGCTCAGATACATACATTAACCAGAAGATCATGTTTGTCTCTGCCACGTTCAATGAAATATGCAGTCTGATGATCATTCTTACttcgtatgttttcatttttattactgtcaTGAAGATGCCTTCAACTAGGGGACGCCACAAAGCCTTCTCCACATGTGCCTCCCACCTAACCACCATTACCATTTTCCATGGGAGCATCCTTTTTCTCTACTGTGTTCCTAACTCCAAAAGTTCATGGCTCATGGTCAAGGTAGCATCCGTCTTTTACACAGTGGTCATCCCCATGCTGAACCCACTGATCTACAGCCTCAGaaacaaagatgtgaa contains:
- the LOC103545025 gene encoding olfactory receptor 5D18-like, whose translation is MLLFFYLFQILVLTSVDKLSYFVHRNKENQSGRVTFVLLGFSEYPELQLPLFLVFLTIYAITVVGNLGMIVIIKINPKLHTPMYFFLSHLSFVDFCYSTVVTPKLLENLVVKDRTISFTGCIMQLFFAGIFVVTEMFMLAAMAYDRFVAVCNPLVYTVVMSQKLCSLLVGASYSWGIACSLIFTCFLLTLSFCGNNFINNFGCEHGAIVAVSCSDTYINQKIMFVSATFNEICSLMIILTSYVFIFITVMKMPSTRGRHKAFSTCASHLTTITIFHGSILFLYCVPNSKSSWLMVKVASVFYTVVIPMLNPLIYSLRNKDVKDTLKKLINIRLFCDKI